A part of Thermotoga petrophila RKU-1 genomic DNA contains:
- a CDS encoding NAD(P)/FAD-dependent oxidoreductase, with protein MKIEFDVVVVGAGPSGLSCAYVLAKNGLKVAVVEKGEYPGSKNVMGGVLYVHPLKEIMPDFLEKAANSKALERNVIEQNLWLLGNEGVIKIGHRNVEWKENPNAFTVLRANFDRWFAQEVEKAGALIIPKTKVEDFLRNEKGEIAGVVTSRPKGEIHSKAVVIAEGVNPILTMKAGLRKEDLKPHMVAVAVKEVISVPEDVVNRVFGVEGNDGATIELLGSWSEGMFGMGFLYANRSSVSLGCGVLLEDLRKKKIKPYQLLENLKNHPVISDMLGEYRNNTMEYLAHLIPEGGYYAMPKVYGDRVLVCGDAAMLVNSIHREGSNHAITSGRLAAETLLEAFEKGDFSEKILKNYYLRLKESFILKDLEKYKDLMPTMEKNHQFVEIYPDLANDALKRFLQVDGTPKWDVQKQIADMVLSRRSLIGISLDLLRFWRAVR; from the coding sequence ATGAAGATAGAATTCGACGTTGTCGTCGTTGGTGCTGGCCCTTCTGGTCTGTCCTGCGCATACGTTCTTGCCAAGAATGGTCTCAAAGTTGCGGTCGTGGAGAAAGGAGAATATCCGGGTTCCAAAAACGTGATGGGAGGGGTTCTCTACGTACATCCTCTGAAAGAGATCATGCCAGATTTTCTGGAAAAAGCGGCAAATTCGAAAGCTCTTGAAAGAAACGTTATAGAGCAGAACCTTTGGCTCCTCGGAAATGAAGGTGTCATCAAGATCGGTCACAGAAACGTGGAATGGAAAGAAAATCCGAATGCATTCACTGTTTTGAGGGCAAACTTTGACAGATGGTTTGCCCAGGAGGTGGAAAAAGCAGGTGCCCTGATCATACCAAAAACCAAGGTGGAAGACTTCCTGAGGAACGAAAAAGGAGAAATAGCAGGCGTGGTGACCTCGAGACCAAAGGGAGAAATACACAGCAAGGCGGTTGTGATCGCGGAGGGTGTGAATCCCATCCTCACGATGAAAGCTGGGCTCAGGAAGGAAGATCTGAAACCACACATGGTGGCCGTTGCTGTGAAAGAGGTGATCAGTGTTCCTGAAGATGTGGTGAACAGGGTCTTCGGTGTGGAGGGAAACGATGGAGCAACGATAGAACTTCTTGGAAGCTGGTCTGAAGGTATGTTCGGAATGGGATTTCTTTACGCCAACAGATCTTCCGTATCTCTGGGTTGTGGGGTTCTCCTTGAAGATCTCAGAAAAAAGAAGATCAAGCCGTATCAACTTCTTGAGAATTTGAAAAATCACCCTGTCATTTCCGATATGCTGGGAGAATACAGAAACAACACGATGGAGTATCTGGCACATTTGATACCTGAAGGTGGATACTACGCGATGCCGAAGGTCTATGGAGACAGGGTTCTGGTCTGTGGAGATGCGGCAATGCTTGTGAACTCTATACATAGAGAAGGATCGAATCACGCGATCACATCGGGAAGACTCGCTGCTGAAACACTTCTCGAAGCTTTTGAAAAGGGAGATTTTTCTGAAAAAATTCTGAAAAATTACTACCTCAGATTGAAAGAATCCTTCATATTGAAAGACCTGGAAAAGTACAAAGATCTCATGCCCACTATGGAAAAGAACCACCAGTTCGTGGAAATCTATCCGGATCTTGCAAACGATGCTTTGAAGAGATTTCTGCAGGTTGACGGGACTCCAAAGTGGGACGTTCAAAAACAGATCGCGGACATGGTACTTTCCAGGAGAAGTTTGATTGGAATCTCCCTTGATCTGCTCAGATTCTGGAGAGCTGTGAGGTGA
- a CDS encoding ferredoxin family protein — protein sequence MRIEDKLYLNRYRTDEENPHLKIKDESICAEKCPDRPCVSCCPADVYEWTESGMEVKFEGCLECGTCRIVCPFGNIEWKYPRGNYGVLYKFG from the coding sequence GTGAGGATCGAAGATAAACTCTATTTGAACAGATACAGAACGGACGAAGAAAATCCACATCTGAAGATAAAGGATGAAAGCATCTGTGCGGAAAAATGTCCCGATCGACCATGTGTAAGCTGTTGTCCTGCGGATGTGTACGAATGGACGGAGAGTGGAATGGAAGTGAAATTCGAAGGGTGCCTCGAGTGTGGTACCTGTAGGATTGTCTGCCCCTTTGGAAACATAGAATGGAAGTATCCAAGGGGAAATTACGGTGTGCTCTACAAATTCGGGTGA
- a CDS encoding polyprenyl synthetase family protein — protein sequence MMKNRLNQNSCELEKVKERIEQILSRFFPEQIMKDLPLYGKMLRVRLSILSFKNRGVEISEDAISSLAALELVHLASLLHDDVIDGARFRRGKETINFMYGDKAAVAAGDLVLVSAFYTVEEIGNDRLRRTFLNVIRRMSEAELIEQLSRYKPITKEEYLLIVEGKSGALFGLALQLPALFEGELGEDLYNLGVTIGTIYQMFDDIMDFAGMEKIGKDGFLDLKNGVASFPLVTAMEKFPEARQMFENRDWNGLMSFMREKGILKECEETLKVLVKNVMIENSWLRDFVEGIFKIKIFS from the coding sequence ATGATGAAAAACAGGCTGAACCAAAACTCCTGTGAACTGGAAAAAGTCAAAGAACGCATCGAACAGATTCTTTCCCGATTCTTCCCCGAACAGATAATGAAGGATCTTCCGCTCTACGGAAAGATGTTGAGGGTGAGACTTTCGATACTTTCTTTCAAAAATAGAGGAGTAGAGATCAGTGAAGATGCGATATCTTCTCTTGCGGCGCTCGAACTCGTTCACCTTGCCTCACTTCTCCACGACGATGTGATCGATGGGGCTCGTTTTAGAAGAGGAAAAGAGACGATAAATTTCATGTACGGTGACAAAGCGGCGGTAGCAGCGGGGGATCTTGTACTTGTCAGTGCGTTCTATACGGTTGAAGAGATAGGAAATGACAGACTGAGAAGGACTTTTTTGAATGTGATCAGGAGAATGTCGGAAGCGGAGCTGATCGAACAGCTGAGTCGATACAAACCGATTACAAAAGAAGAATATCTTCTCATAGTTGAGGGAAAGAGCGGTGCGCTTTTCGGCCTGGCGCTGCAGCTTCCCGCATTATTCGAAGGGGAACTCGGAGAAGATCTTTACAATCTGGGGGTCACCATTGGAACCATTTATCAGATGTTTGATGACATCATGGATTTTGCTGGAATGGAAAAGATTGGAAAAGACGGATTTCTCGATCTCAAAAACGGCGTTGCTTCTTTTCCATTGGTGACGGCGATGGAGAAGTTTCCAGAAGCCAGACAGATGTTTGAAAACCGGGATTGGAATGGATTGATGTCGTTTATGAGAGAAAAAGGGATTCTGAAAGAATGTGAAGAGACTTTGAAGGTTCTTGTGAAGAATGTGATGATAGAGAATTCATGGTTGAGAGATTTTGTGGAAGGAATTTTTAAAATCAAAATCTTTTCATGA
- a CDS encoding DUF981 family protein yields MFVDYLTVFMADVVAGLGVLIAFVLKGLNDSEKAKSFAPAFAAVGLLAIATGLHMVLTWPLPGSHNIAFGEPFLLYGFVFLAAAIAVAKGWDLMPTTIFALFAGIYAIIVGGSIIGYGMTRHPFTSGLGFIAAGLVGVLSPVVWKLRENKIIRFLGVVLLALTLLLWFITMYGSVTGHINPQGSFGKWTPIPMR; encoded by the coding sequence ATGTTTGTTGATTACCTGACTGTGTTCATGGCAGATGTTGTTGCAGGGTTGGGCGTTCTCATCGCTTTCGTTCTCAAGGGTCTAAACGATTCTGAGAAGGCGAAGTCTTTTGCTCCAGCTTTTGCGGCGGTTGGACTTCTGGCGATCGCAACAGGACTCCACATGGTTCTGACCTGGCCGCTTCCCGGCAGCCACAACATAGCGTTCGGAGAACCTTTCCTTCTTTACGGTTTCGTCTTTCTCGCCGCGGCAATAGCTGTCGCGAAGGGATGGGATCTCATGCCAACGACGATCTTTGCGCTGTTTGCGGGAATATACGCGATCATAGTTGGAGGTTCCATCATAGGTTACGGTATGACAAGACATCCGTTCACTTCTGGTCTTGGATTCATCGCAGCGGGTCTTGTGGGTGTTCTGAGTCCTGTGGTGTGGAAACTCAGAGAAAACAAGATCATAAGGTTCCTCGGTGTAGTGCTCCTTGCCCTGACACTTCTTCTCTGGTTTATCACCATGTATGGTTCCGTCACAGGACATATAAACCCGCAAGGTAGTTTCGGAAAATGGACTCCAATTCCGATGAGGTAA